In Legionella spiritensis, the following proteins share a genomic window:
- a CDS encoding DUF2254 domain-containing protein, whose amino-acid sequence MKSAILNFFSGMRASYWFTPLFMAVVAILLSFITLSIDQVLHARFEETTWLHSYNPEGARAILSTIATVMITVASVTFSMTIVAISFTAGQIGPRLTSNFMRDRSNQFTLGVFIANFLFCLLILRSVSNASPDLSGSEYVAAFVPQLSLLVAIILAVFSIIVLIYFFHHIPESINMSNVIANVGESLSRQIDTVFPRGVGREIPEKSIHIPEACQRHHEQVCSVGHGYIRIIDGSSLIDTAQKYQLVIQLEVMPGDYVAEKSPMLTLYAAGEITDEIRSACRGAFALGHQRNQDQDIYFLISELVEIIARALSPGVNDPFTAMTCMDWLQHALQKISLTSHASRYRYDNEDHLRLITHPVVFDEFCEQVFCRILPYVCKDRNAALHMMDMIYQISRNIDNSEHKITLASHAESLKGSADECLLLREDRHALQRLYERYFQL is encoded by the coding sequence ATGAAATCAGCCATTTTGAATTTTTTTTCCGGGATGCGGGCCAGCTACTGGTTCACACCGTTGTTTATGGCTGTAGTTGCAATCCTGCTTTCCTTTATAACGTTGAGCATTGATCAAGTCCTTCACGCTCGCTTTGAGGAAACGACATGGTTGCATAGTTATAATCCTGAAGGCGCACGTGCCATCCTGTCTACCATTGCCACTGTAATGATTACAGTGGCCAGTGTCACTTTTTCCATGACCATCGTGGCCATTTCCTTCACCGCCGGTCAAATCGGACCACGCTTGACCTCCAATTTCATGCGTGATCGCTCCAATCAATTTACGCTCGGGGTGTTTATTGCCAATTTTCTGTTTTGCCTGCTGATATTACGATCCGTGTCCAATGCCAGCCCCGATTTATCGGGATCCGAATACGTCGCAGCGTTTGTACCGCAACTGTCTCTATTGGTTGCCATCATTCTGGCCGTTTTCAGTATTATCGTTTTAATTTACTTTTTTCACCATATTCCGGAAAGCATCAATATGTCCAATGTGATTGCGAATGTGGGTGAATCATTAAGCAGACAGATCGACACGGTGTTTCCACGAGGCGTGGGCAGGGAAATTCCGGAAAAATCGATCCACATTCCGGAGGCGTGCCAACGGCATCACGAACAGGTGTGTTCCGTAGGGCACGGTTACATTCGTATTATAGACGGTTCTTCACTCATCGATACCGCTCAAAAATATCAGCTTGTCATTCAGCTGGAGGTCATGCCCGGTGACTATGTGGCAGAAAAGTCGCCTATGTTAACGTTGTATGCAGCGGGTGAAATCACCGATGAGATACGAAGCGCATGCCGGGGTGCGTTTGCCCTTGGCCATCAACGCAATCAGGATCAGGATATTTATTTTCTAATCAGCGAACTGGTGGAAATCATTGCGCGTGCCCTGTCACCGGGCGTCAACGATCCGTTTACGGCCATGACCTGTATGGATTGGCTGCAGCACGCCCTGCAAAAAATTTCCCTGACCAGCCATGCTTCCCGTTATCGCTACGATAACGAGGATCATTTGCGCTTGATTACCCATCCCGTTGTGTTTGATGAATTCTGTGAACAGGTGTTTTGCCGCATACTGCCTTACGTATGCAAGGATCGTAATGCCGCTTTGCATATGATGGATATGATATATCAAATCAGCCGTAATATAGACAACAGTGAGCACAAAATTACGCTGGCCTCGCATGCCGAATCGCTTAAGGGATCTGCCGACGAGTGTTTGCTTCTTCGTGAGGATCGTCACGCCTTGCAACGTCTCTATGAACGGTATTTTCAATTGTAA
- a CDS encoding DUF1328 domain-containing protein, with translation MLYWALIFLIVAIISGILGFRDISSTSASIAKVLFFLFLLIFIVLLVFNFMGLAPSAGRPIPQ, from the coding sequence ATGCTTTATTGGGCTTTGATATTTTTAATAGTGGCCATTATTTCAGGAATATTGGGATTTAGAGATATCTCATCAACGTCAGCAAGTATTGCAAAAGTATTATTTTTCCTGTTCCTGTTGATATTTATTGTCTTGCTGGTATTTAATTTTATGGGGCTTGCTCCCTCGGCTGGCCGACCTATTCCGCAATAA
- a CDS encoding CsbD family protein — MGKDIFQGNWKEIERKIKHQWSKLTEDDLIEIKKDNRAIYSKLEQHYGYTRGEIEEQLKRYTKH; from the coding sequence ATGGGCAAGGATATATTTCAGGGCAACTGGAAGGAGATTGAAAGAAAAATAAAACACCAATGGAGTAAATTAACAGAAGATGATTTGATAGAAATAAAAAAGGATAACCGAGCCATATACAGTAAACTGGAACAGCATTATGGATATACCAGGGGAGAAATTGAAGAGCAGTTAAAACGATACACAAAACATTGA
- a CDS encoding sensor histidine kinase, which translates to MSKLTSTARKTYVGLVIGNLFIILALMLTMQYFYYMTVRPVVPPDTVHGITKMIYLLKNRPESNWSKIMRRQAIPWTKLTVSKTPEYQNNALLSIQPPHIFDQLRQYKSLRMSVFIKEGIWLNITMMPPMPNQTGTRLAMVALIVILLAGMLFINYWAVNMLNQPVQTLIQSLIYSEDRDSWLPIPVTGNSDQKLIFEKINLLQDKVNKLLSNRTHVVTAISHDLRTPLTRLKLRAESLEKHPDFEKIMRDINDMDMMIRQSLDYFRDVSHEEKMQRFDMVAMLGSLCEDAGELKSDVRFESDVERLIYYGCVNLLKRAFSNLINNAVYYGGGAWVHLRQHPDKIEITIVDNGPGLKEEDRERAFIPFYRAESSRSRSTGGVGLGLTIAQEIMRQHRGDISLTNRPEGGLQVLVTLPK; encoded by the coding sequence ATGAGTAAATTAACATCAACCGCTAGAAAAACCTATGTCGGACTGGTCATTGGTAATCTTTTTATTATTCTGGCACTCATGCTTACCATGCAATACTTTTATTACATGACCGTAAGGCCGGTTGTTCCGCCTGATACGGTGCACGGCATAACAAAAATGATCTATCTCCTTAAAAACAGGCCGGAATCAAATTGGTCAAAAATAATGCGAAGACAAGCCATTCCCTGGACTAAACTGACCGTCTCTAAAACGCCGGAATATCAGAATAACGCGTTGCTCAGCATACAGCCGCCCCATATTTTTGATCAGTTGCGGCAGTATAAATCGTTACGCATGTCCGTGTTTATCAAGGAAGGGATCTGGCTGAATATAACCATGATGCCTCCGATGCCGAATCAGACGGGAACACGTCTTGCCATGGTGGCGTTGATTGTGATTTTGTTGGCGGGCATGTTGTTTATTAATTATTGGGCAGTCAACATGCTTAATCAGCCCGTTCAGACTCTAATTCAAAGTCTTATTTACAGTGAGGACAGGGATAGCTGGTTGCCCATTCCCGTGACAGGCAATTCCGATCAAAAACTTATTTTTGAAAAAATTAACCTGTTGCAGGATAAAGTCAATAAATTGTTGTCCAATCGTACACATGTGGTGACAGCCATTTCTCATGATTTGCGTACCCCTTTGACCCGCCTGAAGTTACGAGCGGAATCGCTTGAAAAACATCCTGATTTTGAAAAAATCATGCGGGATATCAACGATATGGATATGATGATTCGCCAGTCTCTGGATTATTTCAGAGATGTGAGTCATGAAGAGAAAATGCAGCGTTTCGATATGGTGGCGATGCTTGGTTCTCTCTGTGAGGATGCCGGGGAGCTCAAATCGGATGTTCGTTTTGAAAGTGACGTCGAAAGGCTTATCTATTATGGTTGTGTGAATCTGTTAAAGCGGGCTTTCTCAAACCTGATTAACAATGCCGTTTACTATGGGGGAGGCGCCTGGGTTCATTTACGCCAACACCCGGACAAGATTGAAATTACAATCGTTGATAACGGCCCCGGACTGAAGGAAGAAGACAGGGAACGGGCTTTTATACCGTTTTATCGTGCGGAAAGCTCTCGTTCACGATCCACAGGCGGTGTCGGGCTGGGATTAACCATTGCGCAGGAAATTATGCGGCAGCATCGTGGTGATATTTCTCTGACGAATCGGCCAGAAGGGGGATTGCAGGTGTTGGTGACATTACCGAAATAA
- a CDS encoding response regulator transcription factor, with product MTVKKKHILIIDDDKEITLLINDYLIQHGYRTTWALNGLHIRQLLRENNFDLIILDIMLPGVDGLSLCQMIRQTHDTPIFMLSAANSTADRVAGLELGADDYISKPFSARELLARIKAQLRRTGGELSLTGAKRLSPLQRIRFAHWQLDRNTHCLIDKDSVAIPLSQREYDLLLVFLEHPGRILSRDQLMDLLYDKDCDPMDRTIDVLIGRLRKKIESDPRNAQLLITVRGGGYQFKASVTSL from the coding sequence ATGACGGTGAAGAAAAAACACATTTTAATCATTGATGACGATAAGGAGATCACCTTATTGATAAACGATTATCTGATTCAGCATGGTTATCGTACCACCTGGGCTTTAAACGGGTTACACATCAGGCAATTACTGCGAGAGAACAATTTTGATCTTATCATTCTGGACATCATGTTACCCGGGGTGGATGGATTAAGTTTATGTCAGATGATACGCCAGACGCATGACACCCCTATATTCATGTTAAGCGCGGCAAACAGTACGGCCGATCGCGTCGCAGGATTGGAGCTGGGAGCCGATGATTATATTTCCAAGCCTTTTAGCGCCAGGGAATTATTGGCGAGAATCAAAGCGCAATTGCGCCGAACAGGCGGGGAGCTGAGTCTGACGGGAGCAAAACGCTTAAGTCCCTTGCAGCGTATTCGTTTCGCTCATTGGCAGCTTGACAGGAATACCCATTGCCTTATTGATAAGGATTCTGTCGCTATCCCCTTAAGCCAGCGCGAATACGATTTACTGCTTGTCTTTCTGGAGCATCCCGGACGGATTTTAAGTCGTGATCAATTGATGGATTTGCTCTACGACAAAGATTGTGATCCCATGGATAGAACGATTGATGTATTGATTGGCCGTTTACGAAAAAAAATAGAATCTGATCCCCGTAATGCTCAATTGCTGATAACGGTTCGCGGAGGAGGTTATCAATTTAAAGCTTCGGTGACGTCGCTATGA